The Halomicronema hongdechloris C2206 genome includes a window with the following:
- a CDS encoding alanine/glycine:cation symporter family protein: MSISGLWNTVLEGFDQGFSWGIRVLEATLFFDIGGLPLVILWLLAGALFFTLRMGFINVRGFCHAIRVVRGVYDTPDEPGEVTHEQAVSTALSATVGLGNIAGVAIAIQLGGPGAVLWMSLAGFLGMSSKFVECTLGQKYRIIHDDGTVSGGPMHYLSQGLAKVGLEPLGQALAALFAGFCALAALGGSNMFQANQSYAAVAYLFPGLAEYRGLYGLALALLVGVVILGGIRRIGAVAGTVVPVMAGGYMVSALWVICSHATAIPGAFGTIWQEAFHPHAVEGGVLGVLVQGIRRGVFSNEAGVGSASIAHSATKTDEPVREGIVASIEPFLDTVVICNVTALVCIITGVYQQTAGEQLSGVALTAAAFGSELSWFPSLLAVAVCLFAFSTMISWSYYGERCWTYLWGRGASLVYKLLFVLCVFVGTVTNLRSVLVFSDMMMFAMAFPNILGGVLLSGQVATDLQDYWQRLKSGNMPVAADLPVSPTPMKEAEEEKVHS; encoded by the coding sequence GGGCCTTGTTTTTCACCCTACGCATGGGATTTATCAATGTGCGGGGATTCTGCCATGCCATTCGGGTGGTGCGAGGGGTCTATGATACTCCCGATGAACCGGGGGAGGTGACCCATGAACAGGCGGTCTCTACGGCTCTGTCGGCAACGGTTGGCTTAGGAAATATCGCTGGGGTTGCGATCGCAATTCAACTCGGGGGGCCGGGGGCTGTCCTGTGGATGAGTCTGGCCGGATTCTTAGGCATGTCCAGTAAGTTTGTCGAGTGCACCCTAGGCCAGAAGTATCGGATCATTCATGACGATGGCACGGTCTCAGGAGGGCCGATGCATTACCTGTCTCAGGGCTTAGCCAAAGTAGGGCTGGAGCCGTTGGGGCAGGCCTTGGCAGCGCTATTTGCTGGGTTCTGTGCCCTGGCAGCTTTGGGGGGCAGTAACATGTTCCAGGCCAATCAATCCTACGCGGCTGTGGCCTATTTATTTCCGGGGCTAGCAGAGTATCGTGGCCTGTACGGTCTAGCCCTGGCCCTGCTCGTGGGGGTGGTAATCTTAGGCGGTATTCGTCGTATTGGTGCTGTAGCCGGGACTGTGGTGCCGGTCATGGCAGGAGGCTACATGGTGTCAGCCCTCTGGGTCATCTGCAGCCATGCTACGGCGATTCCTGGGGCCTTTGGCACCATTTGGCAGGAAGCCTTCCACCCCCATGCCGTGGAAGGAGGGGTATTGGGGGTGCTGGTGCAGGGCATTCGCCGGGGCGTCTTCTCCAATGAGGCTGGGGTAGGGTCAGCCTCCATCGCCCATTCGGCCACGAAGACCGATGAACCCGTACGGGAAGGCATTGTCGCCTCCATTGAGCCCTTCCTTGACACGGTGGTGATCTGCAATGTGACGGCATTGGTCTGTATTATCACCGGCGTCTATCAACAGACTGCCGGTGAACAGCTCAGTGGTGTCGCCCTAACGGCTGCCGCCTTCGGTTCAGAGCTGAGCTGGTTTCCGTCACTGCTGGCGGTGGCTGTGTGCCTGTTTGCCTTCTCCACCATGATTTCCTGGTCTTATTACGGGGAACGCTGCTGGACCTACCTCTGGGGCCGGGGGGCGTCCCTGGTATATAAGCTTTTGTTTGTCCTATGTGTGTTTGTGGGCACTGTGACCAATTTGCGGTCGGTTCTGGTCTTCAGTGACATGATGATGTTCGCCATGGCCTTTCCCAATATTTTGGGCGGGGTGTTGTTGTCGGGGCAGGTGGCTACGGATTTGCAGGACTATTGGCAGCGACTCAAGAGTGGCAATATGCCGGTTGCGGCTGACCTGCCAGTCTCACCGACCCCGATGAAGGAAGCAGAAGAAGAAAAAGTCCATTCCTGA
- a CDS encoding Gfo/Idh/MocA family protein has translation MILKLVLLGVGRWGHHLLRNLLNLPQVEVAAVADHDPQRLKTVQQTFALPPSTHLLSSWPEALALPGIEAVVVATPAVTHYPLIRAALERGLHVLAEKPLTLEVSTCKILCQLARQRQRQLIVDHTYLFHPAVQQGHQFLQQAPLGSLRYGYASRTNLGPIRHDVNALWDLAIHDIAIFSHWLQEWPMQVTAQGRTWLPQFSSQDPAKPLYDLVWCTLIYPSQFQVTLHLSWLNPDKQRRLCVVGERGTLVFDESNATPLVVNWGQLQATDAGNWIPQGLHHQVLPLSPAEPLHNVCRHFLDQVELSTPSPISSGTLATKLVRVLAALSQSLAQGGQIIPLTEATE, from the coding sequence ATGATCCTAAAATTAGTACTTCTAGGTGTAGGACGATGGGGCCATCATTTACTGCGTAATCTGCTCAACTTGCCGCAAGTTGAAGTAGCTGCCGTCGCTGATCATGACCCCCAGCGCCTGAAGACAGTTCAGCAAACCTTTGCCCTACCCCCGTCTACCCACCTATTGTCATCGTGGCCAGAGGCTCTAGCGTTGCCTGGCATAGAGGCTGTCGTAGTCGCTACTCCAGCAGTAACCCATTACCCCTTGATTCGAGCAGCCCTAGAGCGGGGACTGCATGTGCTGGCTGAGAAGCCTCTAACCTTGGAGGTCTCTACCTGTAAGATACTCTGCCAATTGGCCCGTCAGCGACAACGGCAACTCATTGTCGATCACACCTATTTATTTCATCCGGCGGTACAACAGGGGCATCAGTTCCTACAGCAGGCCCCCCTAGGATCATTGCGTTATGGCTATGCCAGCCGCACTAATCTGGGGCCAATACGACACGATGTCAATGCCCTATGGGATCTGGCTATTCACGATATCGCCATATTCAGTCATTGGCTGCAGGAATGGCCGATGCAGGTAACTGCCCAAGGGCGAACATGGTTGCCTCAATTCTCATCCCAAGACCCTGCTAAACCTCTCTATGACCTAGTGTGGTGTACCCTGATTTATCCCAGTCAGTTTCAGGTAACGCTTCACTTGTCATGGCTCAATCCTGACAAGCAGCGGCGACTCTGCGTGGTAGGAGAACGCGGAACCCTTGTGTTCGATGAAAGTAATGCTACCCCTCTGGTGGTGAACTGGGGACAGCTACAGGCTACGGACGCGGGTAACTGGATACCCCAGGGCCTGCATCACCAAGTGCTGCCACTGTCCCCGGCTGAGCCGCTGCATAATGTTTGTCGGCACTTCCTTGACCAGGTAGAGCTCAGCACTCCTTCGCCCATTTCTTCAGGGACGTTGGCCACCAAATTGGTGAGGGTCCTGGCCGCCCTCTCCCAGTCTCTAGCCCAGGGGGGGCAGATCATTCCACTCACCGAGGCAACTGAGTAA
- the rnc gene encoding ribonuclease III has protein sequence MPQLNSTRREQLRRCLQKLGLSASVEVDWQQLDRALTHASASPEDNYEHLEFLGDAALRLAAAEFLLETYSEASVGELAAVRSRLVSDHTLALLADQLSLEPYLLVSSSAWGDKAGRNSRLADTFEAVLGALYSQTHDLSLIRPWLDAHFKRLAEQIRQDPTRQNYKAALQELTQAYYQVRPDYRVQEISQQHGDPERFEAEVWLQEKGWGVGRGPSIKQAEQVAAKVAFRKLQAQLSSPSDVAS, from the coding sequence ATGCCTCAGCTCAATAGCACACGCCGGGAACAACTGCGGCGATGCCTACAAAAACTAGGACTTTCTGCCTCGGTTGAGGTCGATTGGCAACAACTGGATCGAGCCCTAACCCATGCTTCTGCCTCGCCAGAAGATAACTACGAGCACCTAGAGTTTCTCGGCGATGCAGCCTTGCGCTTGGCTGCAGCTGAGTTTTTGCTCGAGACTTATTCTGAGGCCAGTGTGGGGGAATTGGCAGCGGTGCGATCGCGTCTAGTCAGCGACCATACCCTAGCTCTGCTAGCCGATCAACTCAGCCTAGAACCCTATCTACTAGTATCCAGCAGCGCTTGGGGAGATAAGGCCGGACGCAACTCTCGTCTAGCCGATACTTTTGAGGCCGTATTGGGAGCGTTATACAGTCAGACCCACGACTTGAGCTTGATTCGCCCTTGGCTGGATGCTCACTTTAAACGCCTAGCAGAGCAGATTCGACAAGATCCTACCCGGCAAAACTACAAAGCCGCCCTGCAGGAACTGACCCAAGCCTATTACCAAGTCCGTCCTGATTATCGCGTCCAGGAAATTAGCCAGCAACATGGCGATCCAGAGCGATTTGAGGCCGAGGTCTGGTTACAGGAAAAAGGCTGGGGAGTGGGTCGTGGTCCCTCCATTAAACAGGCGGAGCAGGTCGCCGCCAAAGTCGCATTTCGAAAGTTGCAAGCACAGCTATCGTCCCCATCAGACGTAGCCTCATGA